Part of the Limihaloglobus sulfuriphilus genome is shown below.
AAACGAAAAGGTAGAGGTTCATATGTTCGGCCAGGAGCTCAACGAGCAGACCTACGCCATCGCCAAGAGTGATGTGCTTATCATGGGCGAGAACGAGGGCAATATCCGCCAGGGGACGAGCTTTTCTGATGATAAGTTCGCCGATATGCGGTTTAACTATATGCTTACCAACCCTCCGTTTGGCGTGTCCTGGAAGAAGGAAAAGGCGTTTATTGAGAACGAGGCGAAGAACCCATACGGCAGGTTTTCTGCCGGCACGCCGCGTATATCTGACGGGGCATTGCTGTTTTTGCAGCATATGATATCCAAGATGGAGGTTAACGGCTCCCGTATCGCCATCATCTTTAACGGCTCACCCCTGTTTACCGGTGATGCAGGTTCTGGCGAATCCAATATCCGAAAGTGGATTATAGAAAATGACTGGCTTGAAGCCGTTATCGCTCTGCCGACAGAGCTGTTCTACAATACCGGCATAGCAACCTATATCTGGGTTGTTACAAACCGCAAGCCCGAGAAACGCCGCGGCAGGGTCCAGCTTGTAAACGCTTCAGGTTTCTCTGCCAAGATGCGAAAGAGCCTTGGCAGTAAGCGAAACTTTATAACTGATGAGCAGATAAGCCAGATTACTGGTATTTATGAATCGTTTGAGGAAGGTGAATACTGCAAGATATTCGATAATGAGGATTTTGGATATACCAAGGTAACCGTAGAGCGGCCTTTGATGAAAAACGGCAAGGTCCTCAAGGATAAGCAGGGCAGGCCCAAGCCTGACGGCAAGCTCCGGGACTTTGAAAAGATACCGCTCAAGCAGGATATAGATGAGTATTTTGAAAAAGAGGTTAAACCCCATGTCCCTGATGCCTGGATGGACAGAAGCAAGGACAGGGTGGGATATGAAGTCAACTTTACCAAGTATTTCTATAAGTATAAGCCTCTTCGCCCATTAGAAGAGATTAAGGCGGATATACTGGCTCTTGAGAATGAGACTGAAGGACTGCTTAAGGAGATATTGGAATGAGTGATATACAGAAATTCGGAAATTCCGAATTTGTGTGATTAGCAGTTGAAGCATCTTTAATGAACCTTGAGATATAAATAAGAGTAATGACCATAAGAATAAAAATAGACTCTGAAATCAGTGGAGAACAATAATGGCTACTGCATTAATAAATGAGAAAATACTTACCTGGGCAAGGGTGAGAGCTGGTTTCTCTATTAGTGAATTGGTAGAGAAAATAAATAAAAAGTATGAGCTCTGGGAGAAAGGCGAAGCAAAACCAACTTTTAATCAAGCTCAAGAGGTTGCCAAAAAATTACATATACCATTTGGATATCTATATTTGAATCAACCCCCTTATATTCAAAAAATGACGGCTGACTTACGTACCTTTAAAGACCACGAAAAACATGAGTACAGTCTGGAGTTGCAAGACGTAATGTCCGATGCCATACGTAAACAGGACTGGTACAAAGAATTTCTGGTTCAGAGAGGAGCAGAACATTTAGAGTTTGTAGGTAAATTCAGCATTAAAAGCCCTATTCAAGATGTTGCAGATGATATTATCAGAACTTTGAACTTAGATGTAGAATCCCGAAAAACAATAAACAAAGATTATTTCCTGAGCAGAATGACAGAACGTGCCGAGGATGCTGGTATTATTGTCATACGAAACAGCAAAGTCGGACTAAACACGCACCGTCCATTAGATGTTGAGGAATTTCGAGGCTTTGTTTTGACAGACCCGATAGTTCCACTGGTATTTGTAAATGCCAACGATTTTGTAGCAGGACAAATTTTCACTCTGTTTCATGAATTAGCTCACATCTGGATAGGAGAAGCCGGGGTGTCTAATGCGGGAATGTTGAATAAGTCTGAATATTCTAAAACCGAGCAGTTTTGCAACAGTGTGGCAGCTGAAGTATTGGTTCCTCACAGAGAATTTGCGGAGTGCTGGAGGCAAACAGACGGTGACTTCGAAAATCATGTTGAAGAGCTTACAAAAATTTTCAAGGTTAGTTCTGTTGTAATTGCCCGGAGAGCTTTAGATTACAAATTTGTCAGAAGGGAAGAATTCTTTAATTATTACAGAAAATTACAGGAAATCTGGCGAAAGACCAAGAAAAAACAAAAAGAAAAAGAAGGCGGCCCCAGCTTCCGCAATACTTTTCCTATATATAACAGCAAAACTTTTACTGATACAGTTTGCAGGGCTGTTTATTCCGGTGAACTGCTTATGAGGGACGGTATGAGCCTGCTTGGAGTCGCTAAATCCAAAGCTATTGAGAATTATGCAACTGAAAGCGGCTTGATATGATTTATCTCCTTGACGCAAATATTTTTATTCAGGCACATCGAGTTTATTATCCTTTTGATGTTTTTCCCGTGTTCTGGGATTGGCTTAAAGGAGAGTTTCAAAAAGGTTCAATAAAATCAATAGATTTGGTTTATAAAGAAATAATGAGACAGGAAGACAAACTATCTGTCTGGTGCAGGGACTTAGATGGTGAATCATGGTTATCTGTGCAGGATGAGCAAACGCAGAAAACATATGCTGATATCGTCAACTGGATAGCAGGCCAGGATTTTAAACAAACAGCAAAGGACAAGTTTTTAAATGATGCAGACCCATGGCTTATATCTAAGGCTAAGGTGACGCAATTTACTGTTGTTACACAGGAAACTTCCGACCCCAAAAGTAAAAAGAAAATATTTATTCCTGATGTGTGTAATGTTTTTTCAGTTCCGTATATCAATACAATCCAGCTTACACGAAAATTAGGGGCGAGATTCTAATATGGCGAGCGAGCTGACAAAATCAGAAAAATTGTTTGAAGAGCTATGTTGTTCGAATGATATTAAATTCAAGCGTTTACCAGAAGGTGAAAATCAACAGCCGGATTATCTTTTGGATTTAAATGGTACTAAAGTAATATTTGAAATTAAACAGATTGAACCAAATGACTATGATAAAAAATTCAACAGGGAATTATCCGAGAAAGGAACCGCAACAGAAACACGTAA
Proteins encoded:
- a CDS encoding type I restriction-modification system subunit M — encoded protein: MVNFQDKANFIWQVADDILRGAFKQHEYGEVILPFVVLRRLDCVLEERKDAVIATYDKYKDVLDDTAQVCKEATKRDKSDKGLNFYNTSFYDLRRLAQDANNIEVNFNNYINGYSRNVRDIIENFQIDKIVAKLVKNGYLFQLIDKFTEVELHPDQVSNHQMGYIFEELLRRFSEMSNETAGEHYTPREVIRLMVNIMFAEHKKELKGEGIIRTVFDPACGTGGMLVTAKEHIKEHINEKVEVHMFGQELNEQTYAIAKSDVLIMGENEGNIRQGTSFSDDKFADMRFNYMLTNPPFGVSWKKEKAFIENEAKNPYGRFSAGTPRISDGALLFLQHMISKMEVNGSRIAIIFNGSPLFTGDAGSGESNIRKWIIENDWLEAVIALPTELFYNTGIATYIWVVTNRKPEKRRGRVQLVNASGFSAKMRKSLGSKRNFITDEQISQITGIYESFEEGEYCKIFDNEDFGYTKVTVERPLMKNGKVLKDKQGRPKPDGKLRDFEKIPLKQDIDEYFEKEVKPHVPDAWMDRSKDRVGYEVNFTKYFYKYKPLRPLEEIKADILALENETEGLLKEILE
- a CDS encoding ImmA/IrrE family metallo-endopeptidase, with product MATALINEKILTWARVRAGFSISELVEKINKKYELWEKGEAKPTFNQAQEVAKKLHIPFGYLYLNQPPYIQKMTADLRTFKDHEKHEYSLELQDVMSDAIRKQDWYKEFLVQRGAEHLEFVGKFSIKSPIQDVADDIIRTLNLDVESRKTINKDYFLSRMTERAEDAGIIVIRNSKVGLNTHRPLDVEEFRGFVLTDPIVPLVFVNANDFVAGQIFTLFHELAHIWIGEAGVSNAGMLNKSEYSKTEQFCNSVAAEVLVPHREFAECWRQTDGDFENHVEELTKIFKVSSVVIARRALDYKFVRREEFFNYYRKLQEIWRKTKKKQKEKEGGPSFRNTFPIYNSKTFTDTVCRAVYSGELLMRDGMSLLGVAKSKAIENYATESGLI
- a CDS encoding DUF4411 family protein; protein product: MIYLLDANIFIQAHRVYYPFDVFPVFWDWLKGEFQKGSIKSIDLVYKEIMRQEDKLSVWCRDLDGESWLSVQDEQTQKTYADIVNWIAGQDFKQTAKDKFLNDADPWLISKAKVTQFTVVTQETSDPKSKKKIFIPDVCNVFSVPYINTIQLTRKLGARF